TTTGTTTAGAATTAGGGTTTTATATGGAGAAATGTGATAATTGTTTTTGAACACAAAAATAAAACCTGATTGGCGGTTTAAACCCTTGAattaaatgtctaaatggtttTGCTTATGTTTCTAATTATGCTTAAGGAATTGCCACAAAATGaatttcattttctactttccAAATATGGAAGGTTGGAAGAAGGAAAAAGACAACCTCCTGCTGTACTTATGGCCAATAAAATAAAATGGAGTAAATGAATAGAAATAACAAGACTTTTGCTATTTTAACCCTTTGGCATGTCAACATGTTTCCTTCACTCCTTCCCCTTCTCTCCCAATTCCTTATGTACTCTTCCAGCTTTTGCCTTTACTGTTTTTTTCTTCTGTTGTATCATGTATGCCCCCTTTTTCATATTATATATTCAATAGTTTTCTTTTCTTCTAATTTCTTGTGTTTTTATTCTTTCAGTATTCATCTAATTATCTTTTATCTCTCCTTAAATGTCTCACTTAATTAATTGAAACATTAAGAATAGAATTGGAAAGAAAAGTCAATAAATTAATGACTTCTTGTTTTAATAAAACATCAAATATTTTGGAACAAATTTAGTTTGCCAAAATGACTAATATTTGGGATAAGATGTTCTAGTTTACTTTGTATCTGCCAAATTTAGTAGCTGCTGATCAGATTGTAACTTTGTATCAATGTGTTAGCTGGTACTTTCTTGGAGTTTGTCAAGTCTTATATATAGTTTTTTGTGAAACTTAAATATCTTTTTATAAATTCCAATATGTCTGTTTAGATTTTGATAATTGTGTTTCTTCTGTTGGCAGTATCACTAAAACCCTTGAAAGGTATGAACGCTGTTGCCTTAATCCTCAAGATAACTATGGCGAAAAAGAAACACAGGTTTGAAGCTTCATGTTCTATGTTAAACATTCAATTGGCTTATTATGGTTCTTCCtaagcatattttttttttgtttcaaacaTAGAGCTGGTACCAGGAGGTGTCAAAATTAAAGGCCAAGTTTGAAGCCCTTCAAAGAACTCAAAGGTTATTTCAATTCAGACAAATCTTAGcacttctctttttcttttattaCACATAAATGTACCACCCTCGAGGTTTAGTGAAGATTtattgggggggggggaggaaacACGACAAAAATATGCAGAAAAGAAGAGTGAAAATACTTCAAGTTTTCTGATATGTTATTGCTAATGCATGAAGGCACTTGCTTGGTGAAGATCTTGGGCCACTGAGTGTGAAGGAGTTGCAAAATCTTGAAAAACAACTTGAAGGTGCACTTGCACTAGCTAGGCAAAGAAaggtatattaattttttttcaacAATTAATCTTGTGtgttttatttttcctttctcttCCTCTTTGTCGCTTCATTTCGTTCTTAGCTACCAGAGCTTATCAATATTTCTACGATAATAAGTGCctgtatgaatttttttttatgtgtctCACACAACTGACATTAGTTCTATGAGACTTTTTTTTGTCTCACGAAAAAAAGGACCTAAATCTTACACTTTTTGATCCACAAATTTTGAATCCACTTTTTTCGTGAGATACTAAAAAGTGCATAGACAACTAATGTCAGTGGTGTGAATCACAGAATAAAAAGTTTCTATTCCATAGGTAGAAATATTTACTTTGGTACTAAGCATTGGTTTCTGCATTGTGTAGACACAAGTAATGATGGAACAGATGGAGGAGCTCCGTAGAAAGGTATGATAAAATATGCAGAAAGAAAAATAttacttcctccgtttcaatttaagtgtcttagatTGATTGAGCACAAAATTTAACAAATAAAAAGAGATTTTTGAATCTCGTGATCCTAAATTCAAAATGTGTATAATGTATTAAAATATCTTGAATCTAAACTTGTCATACAAAATGTTTAattatcaacttactaaatatagaaagatcaCACTGTTCGGgacataccaaaaaaaaaagcaagacACTTAAATGGGATGGAAGAAGTAGTTTACTTTTGAGGTTCTGATCAGTACAAATTAattagaatgtatatatatatgatattaatTCCTAATTATCACAATTATAAATTTGTTATAAAAGGTGAATGGATGCAAAAGATTGGTGATtagctctgtcacgacccagctagggaccgtgacgggtacccggggctagccaccgagcaccactcgctctaatacccatcttactcatttagtgctcttttaccaattttatacacgaattgtaggaaaatcatattttatatagaaacataaatacttatatacatttgcctctcggccatcaaaataatatatacataataataacatcttgtgagaccatctgacccatactgcgtatctacgagcctctactgacatactaaacatatagacggaacaagactccgtcgtgcccaaaatatgcatatataccaaaagaagaatcataagcacctccggacaatggagtgctctcaatcagctgacagctactaagggtctggaccaaactcacctccctgtctacctgtgggcatgaacacagcgtccaaagaaaacggacgtcagtacgaacattgtactgagtatgagaggcataaacaatgaagaaagacagtgataatataatgtgaacatcaatatgaaacatctgaatctgaatgacaatcataaaagaagtaatgcatgctgtcttactcatactcatcataatctcataaatgcataatatgcaagctgcccgtccatatcggaacggtgtgataatcaataacattagcccgcgtccaggcctcccgcgtccggggtaccatctcatgccgcccactagtggtgtctgcccatgccaaaaggtcatggtgtatccgtatagctgcccgccttggcggtgactgcccggccaactaggcgcggtgtaatatgatcatgacatgctcatcaaaaatacttataataatatgcttatcataatatgcttatcatggtacatgcataagactcaagatcaactatactctatcggggtggcgtaagatcgtgatcccccgatttcattatggagcaattattgacattctgcctcaccttgaaggaattagtacataaggtgagtgtaagcaataaataacatcattatcaatatggcatcatcatatcatatatcttatcttatataggcatttatggacttaggcttctagctttccggaaaataggaactcatgaagaggaaaagaacttatgctataggattcatgccattagaaagaaaggactagcctcacatacctttgtcgtttagctatgttatcaTTCATTTGCcctcccccaatgtcacgtcgttaccttcacgggagaatttgtattaacattagttaatcgacaataagaacgcgtcgttatttctagagaaaattgggcagcatttcctttatatatattgcctagcccgaacttccaattaatctccgattagcacagcaataccaacaacaataatagcaacCTAGCAACCTCTCTTAATTCTTTTTCCCACTCACATCATtgacatctaagattatacaataGGCAAACCATTATACGCTTCGCATATGACACCTTATGCACTtgtttttcttccaaatttacgagccacATTAATAGTAACAAAACAACAATATCAACTATCCGATTTCCGTCATTAATTCCgtagttctcatctcacaatttaactatgccttcgatgaatttaaatatacctaggagaaGAGAATTATTACCTCAATAGGTGGAGGAAAACCTTAATTTTCACTCTTGCATACTTGAAATTCTTGTCGAAATAGCGTCTCCAAAACAAATGCTTGGCCTAGAGCAATTGGACTTCAAAACTAAGAACAGTTTTATTATAATGGATCCTCCAAATTGGAAATGTTTGCTGCTACGTTTTCTTTGGCCCTTTCCAACTTATTTATCCAAAAGGAATGATACAACCATGTAATTATTTCTTCCACCATTCTTATAAACATTATCATTCTCTTGTGGGACCCATAGGGTCTTATTGTCCCATTTGTCTAAGTATACAAGAATGGTACACGTACCAAGCACTTGGACCAAACCAATTGGTCTTCTATCCACTAACATTgataaatcatatttaatcaatccCCAACctccattaatatttttttacCTCAATTTATAATAAATCGTGCATTAATTAAAATCGAGTATTAAAAGCACTTTATTTCATATCTCTCGTctttaacttatgtcgattagcttacgaataatttgacgtacaaaaatacgaaatataacaGTGTCCTTTCCAAAATAGAAATATATAAGATTGGACGTATATATTTTTGTTGCTGCCTCAAAGTAGAAACTCAcgtacaacctctccaaaatggAAATATATTTTTGTACTTGCATAATTTTGTTGGTGCCCCAATCCTTAGTCGTACAAGACATATCATCTCTAATTCATATAGCAATCAAGTCTTTCTTAGTGGAATGCGGGTCCTACAATAAATGATGACCTTGCAGATAAATTCCAAGAGGTTTCCACCTAACCATCTTATACTTAGCATAGTCATTTGCTAGTTATTTCCCTTTATTACACGTGCATACCTCCAATTGACACCTATTCATGTAATGATAATTAATACCATTATTAATTCCTTGCTTTCCCACTTTATCCCATCATTTAATCGATTGCctatataattaatttcttgatctcaatctaTTTAAAAAGTAATcatttattcatttttttatatacttCATATACCCACTATCTTGAccatgtaatataacactagtccacaGCCTCGtttgccatacataaaatataatttccaatcaccgtcattacacttgttaaggcccaaattatttttggacttcattTCTCACATATACCAAATTCTTGTTTTTCATGTttaaatataaccaaattctCCGGATTCAGATAAGTttcctcatgttggacggttcactttcctagtccaaaatacagaatatcatagcttggaccgtatttcactcaaataaattttaaacctcgacgaaacttattttcttctatttgtttAACTTTTGATATTTATAACACATCTGCACCATTAATCTAATCACCTATAaccttgggggataacctcgtgtccattactaatatcatttaactcgtacactttccaacgcatggaaacacgggatgtaacatccttccccctttagaacattcgtcctcgaatgttaaactagtcctgcgctcccaatacttccttaaaactTAAGTACCATCGTCCCTACAATACCCTTTAAGTCCCATCGGTAGTACTTTTAAAAAGGTATTTTATAAAGATTACGGGTGATGGATCAATACTgtcctcaaggatatatataaacattattaATACCACAAAACATACTTTatcgattaccgtcgctacatagcataaaacctctcaattcatacttgcttaatattacaaatattcaTTTCAAAGGTGCAGATGTACCTGTGATGGCATCGGGGTATGACTCTGGATTCTGTCGTTCCGCtagagcatatatacggggctgagtggcacctgaagtagatgctcccccctgcctctacctcggcctgctggaatcgAGGGAGTCTGGCCTCCtgggcgcaccgaagaagaaccggccgctgatcctgtgggctgagtcccaactccaccactcatcgatgggcaatctctcatcatgtgcccaacttggccacaggcgtaacaagcatctgatccctggagacaccgtccggaatgtagtctaccgcactgactgcaccgcggtGCTGAGGGTCTtttctggctataatctcccctataccgagagcccgactctATAAAACTATGATCTGATCTGGGATGACTAGAGAAATCGTACCCCTGGCttgcaactcgtggaggtacactagtcacCAATTGACCTGAGTGACTAGAATAGTTTTGCCTTGATCCCCCTTTATATTCACTGCttgctcccatcgatctagccctcttgttttGCCTTCGATCAATATCCCGGTCACCCTtttgcggaggttgttgtccttctagattctgagcatgagcttgtatacgggcaatgtccatccctgcttgcaaagaggctgtcagacagtCTTTGAATAAGTGTGGACCCAAACCACTCATAAATCTATACACACGATCCcctatgtcggccaccatagtcggggcataccgggctaaggaattaaattgcaagctatactcttgagcactcatatttccttgcctcaaatttagaaatctatccgctctagctcggcggacctcgggtggcagatAGTGACggataaaggcatccacaaattcctgccaaaccggagggggtgcattctctccccttgatgccatccaattgttgtaccataataccgccacattgcggagtctataagaggccaactccacagactcggtctcggaggcatgaataactTTCAATGTCCTTAAcgtctcatcaataaaaccttgcgggtcttcatctggctttgacccaaaaaactccgaaggcttcagactcataaaatcacgagctctagtACTAGGTGactgatcacttgaactcgcattctgccgctgtgcctgggcggcaaccaattgtgtcagtaaatggatggcctcggtcacttgttgacccgaagcaaccgatgGAGGGACTGGATGCACTGGAGCTGGAGTGGAGACCTCTTCATGCTCTTCTGCTACTGGAGGAATTGAGGTAGCATGCGAGGGAGTGACACTCTGAGACTTACTATGTCCTAGTTCAACCGGGGGCTCTCGGCTGGTGCCTTCTCCTGTAGCGCCTAGTATTGTgctgactttcttcttctttctcaaaggcattgctgaaaattaaacagaaaagattagatagttgcatccttaacttggctctatcgcacgatctcttaagatgaaagacggtcatttttcctaaatgccctgtagcctcttgtttattagcgtggcgcgctacacaccataaacaagactctactagacacggctcataaacacttcctaggactgaactgctctgataccacttctgtcacgacccagctagggaccgtgacgggtacccggggctagccaccgagcaccactcgctctaatacccatcttactcatttagtgctcttttaccaattttatacacgaattgtaggaaaatcatattttatatagaaacataaatacttatatacaattgcctctcggccatcaaaataatatatacataataataacatcttgtgagaccatctgacccatactgcgtatctacgagcctctactgacatactaaacatatagacggaacaagactccgtcgtgcccaaaatatgcatatataccaaaagaagaatcataagcacctccggacaatggagtgctctcaatcagctgacagctactaagggtctggaccaaactcacctccctgtctacctgtgggcatgaacacagcgtccaaagaaaacggacgtcagtacgaacattgtactgagtatgagaggcataaacaatgaagaaagacagtgataatataatgtgaacatcaatatgaaacatctgaatctgaatgacaatcataaaagaagtaatgcatgctgtcttactcatactcatcataatctcataaatgcataatatgcaagctgcccgtccatatcggaacggtgtgataatcaataacattagcccgcgtccaggcctcccgcgtcctgggtaccatctcatgccgcccactagtggtgtctgcccatgccaaaaggtcatggtgtatccgtatagctgcccgccttggcggtgactgcccggccaactaggcgcggtgtaatatgatcatgacatgctcatcaaaaatacttataataatatgcttatcataatatgcttatcatggtacatgcataagactcaagatcaactatactctatcggggtggcgtaagatcgtgatcccccgatttcattatggagcaattattgacattctgcctcaccttgaaggaattagtacataaggtgagtgtaagcaataaataacatcattatcaatatggcatcatcatatcatatatcttatcttatataggcatttatggacttaggcttctagctttccggaaaataggaactcatgaagaggaaaagaacttatgctataggattcatgccattagaaagaaaggactagcctcacatacctttgtcatttagctaTGTTATCATTCATTTGCcctcccccaatgtcacgtcgttaccttcacgggagaatttgtattaacattagttaatcgactataagaacgcgtcgttatttctagagaaaattgggcagcatttcctttatatatattgcctagcccgaacttccaattaatctccgattagcacagcaataccaacaacaataatagcaacCTAGCAACCTCTCTTAATTCTTTTTCCCACTCACATCATtgacatctaagattatacaataGGCAGACCATTATACGCTTTGCATATGACACCTTATGCACTtgtttttcttccaaatttacgagccacATTAATAGTAACAAAACAACAATATCAACTATCCGATTTCCGTCATTAATTCCgtagttctcatctcacaatttaactatgccttcgatgaatttaaatatacctaggagaaGAGAATTATTACCTCAATAGGTGGAGGAAAACCTTAATTTTCACTCTTGCATACTTGAAATTCTTGTCGAAATAGCGTCTCCAAAACAAATGCTTGGCCTAGAGCAATTGGACTTCAAAACTAAGAACAGTTTTATTATAATGGATCCTCCAAATTGGAAATGTTTGCTGCTACGTTTTCTTTGGCCCTTTCCAACTTATTTATCCAAAAGGAATGATACAACCATGTAATTATTTCTTCCACCATTCTTATAAACATTATCATTCTCTTGTGGGACCCATAGGGTCTTATTGTCCCATTTGTCTAAGTATACAAGAATGGTACACGTACCAAGCACTTGGACCAAACCAATTGGTCTTCTATCCACTAACATTgataaatcatatttaatcaatccCCAACctccattaatatttttttacCTCAATTTATAATAAATCGTGCATTAATTAAAATCGAGTATTAAAAGCACTTTATTTCATATCTCTCGTctttaacttatgtcgattagcttacgaataattcgacgtacaaaaatacgaaatataacaGTGTCCTTTCCAAAATAGAAATATATAAGATTGGACGTATATATTTTTGTTGTTGCCTCAAAGTAGAAACTCAcgtacaacctctccaaaatggAAATATATTTTTGTACTTGCATAATTTTGTTGGTGCCCCAATCCTTAGTCGTACAAGACATATCATCTCTAATTCATATAGCAATCAAGTCTTTCTTAGTGGAATGCGGGTCCTACAATAAATGATGAC
The sequence above is a segment of the Lycium barbarum isolate Lr01 chromosome 6, ASM1917538v2, whole genome shotgun sequence genome. Coding sequences within it:
- the LOC132645636 gene encoding agamous-like MADS-box protein MADS3 isoform X3 translates to MNRNNKTFAILTLWHVNMFPSLLPLLSQFLIITKTLERYERCCLNPQDNYGEKETQSWYQEVSKLKAKFEALQRTQRHLLGEDLGPLSVKELQNLEKQLEGALALARQRKTQVMMEQMEELRRKERHLGDVNKQLKIKVSQELSSQFEGEGQGLRVLPFPWGCNASAEAGSSTFHVHHSQSNHMDCDQPDPVLQIGYHHYMAEDGASGSRSMAVESNIIHGWGL
- the LOC132645636 gene encoding agamous-like MADS-box protein MADS3 isoform X2, whose product is MSTCFLHSFPFSPNSLCTLPAFAFTVFFFCCIIITKTLERYERCCLNPQDNYGEKETQSWYQEVSKLKAKFEALQRTQRHLLGEDLGPLSVKELQNLEKQLEGALALARQRKTQVMMEQMEELRRKERHLGDVNKQLKIKVSQELSSQFEGEGQGLRVLPFPWGCNASAEAGSSTFHVHHSQSNHMDCDQPDPVLQIGYHHYMAEDGASGSRSMAVESNIIHGWGL
- the LOC132645635 gene encoding uncharacterized protein LOC132645635 — encoded protein: MPLRKKKKVSTILGATGEGTSREPPVELGHSKSQSVTPSHATSIPPVAEEHEEVSTPAPVHPVPPSVASGQQVTEAIHLLTQLVAAQAQRQNASSSDQSPSTRARDFMSLKPSEFFGSKPDEDPQGFIDETLRTLKVIHASETESVELASYRLRNVAVLWYNNWMASRGENAPPPVWQEFVDAFIRHYLPPEVRRARADRFLNLRQGNMSAQEYSLQFNSLARYAPTMVADIGDRVYRFMSGLGPHLFKDCLTASLQAGMDIARIQAHAQNLEGQQPPQKGDRDIDRRQNKRARSMGASSEYKGGSRQNYSSHSGQLVTSVPPRVASQGYDFSSHPRSDHSFIESGSRYRGDYSQKRPSAPRCSQCGRLHSGRCLQGSDACYACGQVGHMMRDCPSMSGGVGTQPTGSAAGSSSVRPGGQTPSIPAGRGRGRGEHLLQVPLSPVYML